The genomic region TTCTATTTGGTTATCAAGTAAAAGATGATTTTATAGAAATtccaattgaagaaaataataaaattgtgtgtaataaaaatttacacctattaaaattaattagtagtttattactaatatttattgatttttgagcAGCCTCACGGATAGAGGTAAACAAATTTCTAAAAGAAATAGTCGGTGAATGGACAACTGTTCACAAACAGCCCAACAAAGGGAAAGCAGAATCAAACTCCAAAAAAGGATTTGTACCTGCACAAATACCATTTTATCCTAACCAAGGATATTATGTGTCCtatccaatggtaaaccaaccacttggatcaaatgttttaaattaccCGATGGTAGACCAACCAATGGGAAATACGTTTTCATTGACTCCAAACACGGTAAGTCAATTACAATGGTCCCAAAATCCGAATTCAGTATCACAAACAAGTTATGCTGAAGTCATTAAGAGAGCTGAGAATTTGTTGAATCACCaacaaattcaagaattaaaagatctttcaaaatttaaagatttttataatcctGGTTTATTAccagaaaattttgattttataaatgagatatggaaaacccatatttcaaatcaaagagCCAATTTCCAAAGACTCTCATCAGATTCTTTACATTTAGATGAAATAGAAGAAATGAATCTCAATAATATGCAAGAAGGTTGAAGTCAACAAAGATAGCAACCTAAAAGGAAGGAAATCCACATACCAACAATAAAGATTGGCAACGTGGATGtcatcatcaaatccatgatgaagacaaaagaagaaaatccaaGTGCAGACAAACAAGTTTTGCAACGTGGAAGCTATCATCAAACCAATGATGATGTAAGCAATGATGGAAGCTACCATGACACAAGCAAGTGATGGAAGCAACCATTAATTGAAGCATGCAACGTGGAACAACCAGGTCCATGCAATTAAAGATACAAGAAGACCAATGAGACGTGGAAGCAGCCACATCCATTTGGAAATTGAATCCTTATCAGAAACACTGTTCgggattcaaaatacaattgtatagaatttttagaattccTCTATAAATAGGGAGGAAAGCTCAATTGTATAGCATATTATAAATTCCGCATAAACTTTCTTTTAGAATAGTCTTCTCTTTTGTAACCTTTTCCTTTTGTTAATAAAGAGTCTATATTCCCTTCCGCTCATACTCTCAACCCTTCCCCCGTGATTTAGGTCTGGttattaaaaaataggaaaGATTGCGGCTCACAATTTGGTCTGGTTAGGTctggttttataaaaattgaccTATGCCAATAATTCCTTTTCTTTGTCCCATATTAGGACCACCAGTATCAATCAATTTACCAATTTTGAAGACAATTGGTACGATATTATTAGTCTCGTTTCAATTTTTGTATGATTCCTACGTACATATCAGCATGTATAGATTTGTCTTGTTTCGTATTGGCTGGTACCATCCCTTCTTTCTAGATGCAAGATTTTTTTCCCCACTTGTTTGTTTCTTGTATCCACTTCTTAACATTGTTCCGAACAAAAATTGTTCATCAATCTACAACGACATtaatacatatcaaaataaaatgatataatcgATGACCTTAACTTCAGTAAAACGATGTAAGAATCCACTGTAGCAGAGCAATGCTGGGTAGAGAGAGCCTTGAATGCTTGGTAAGTTTGCCAGAACATAGCCAGGCCAAATCATCCATCGCAGCTATaaaattaagggtaaactacattggTAGTCACCCAAGTatgatcttttttttcttttttgatcacTCAagtatgaaaagttataaaacagTTAATtgttcaattgttttttttaattgctCAATTATCTGGATTTTTGGGTGCTTCCATTTCTACATTAGCCAACTGTTGGCCATAAAAGACAATTGAATAGTTagatgatcattttgtaatttttcataattgggtgaccaaaaaagaaaaaggaaaccaTAGTTGGGTGATCTGTACTGTAATTTGCCCTAATATTAATAGCTAACTTGCAATATGCATACACGACTGATTCACCATCTCCAAGCCCTTGGTCAAGCTTGACAGCTGagtatattttacaaatattgcATGAAAAAAAGCTTTGAAATGTGTCATACTACAGTTTTATCCCCACCCTTTTCACCTACAACATTAATTTCTGGTGAAGCAATCATAAATGTCCAATAAGATCGAAGCTTTTGGCATCCCAAGGAAATATCAGTTGTAACCTAGTCAGCATCATCATTCCctcataaaattcataatacaGTTGATTCATAGTCCCCCTTCCCCCCAAGTCCCTTGGTGAAACCCTTTTTTTAGACATGGAAGAACTGAGAATTCAAGAAAGGGATCATGTTGTCAATGGTGATCAACAACATGAATTTGATATCAGAAACAATCCAAACTCACAAACTATATctgatgtgttaaaatgttgtTTCATCAAATTGTTGGTAGATGGCATGGATATGGTGTTGAAAGATGCAAAATCAAGGAAAATCAATGGCCTTAATTCTTCACTAGAGGAATTTAGTTTCCATTGTAAGGATTCATGGAAACATGAACATGTCAATATATCTATAGGGGGCTATACTGAATTCCTCATGAATTTTCTTACTTTTCCTCCAGTTCTATGATCAAATTGGTGGGGTTTCAACTTAATCTTTTAGTCACCTTTTTCACATTCCCTATATGGTTTTCTTACTTTGCTTTCATGTCTTTGATGTTTCCATTACATGCTGTAAAGAAAATCATTGAGAAAATTGTTCACAATGTTGAATTAAACTAACAAAACTGTTAAAGCCAAAGCAGTGAACTTGGCAACTAAGTCCATTTCAACTCTaaacttgaaaaatgaaaaagtttcATAAGGTggcattttgttttaaaataattttatgtgaTGACAGGGTACAATCTCATAGTGTTACATCATCAGAAATCTTGATGGAATCCAAGTTTAGGGACCAAAATATACTTAGTTGCCAAATTCAGGTGgcaaagtgaaaaaaaaaggtacaaGTACGAAAGTGAATCTAATTGCTAAGGTCAGGGAGTGAAAGTTATATTAATCCTTTTTTAACGCAAACGAAAAGATGCTCTACCAACTGGAAAAGGTCAAGTTTTGCTCTTCAAAGCCCAATTTCAAAGCCCACCCGTCCTACCGTTGCTCgaaaattggaaatttgtaGTGGGGGTTTTTGCAGGAAGCCTTAAACCCAGaaaattgagctgattttttttcccttcttttttgaGGTGATATTTTGTAAGGCTACCTTACTGATAGACAGTAGCAGCTTCAAAGTTCTAGGTAAGCTTTTCTGTTACTAATCTTTCTTTTCAGCTAACTTTCTCGgctttgggttttcttttattcttgttTAATCATGGGgttcatatttttgtttattatctATCTGGCTTTTTTTTATAGAaccacttatttatttttatttctattgaattGGGTTTGCTTTAATACTTTCAGAGAATTTTCcactttgattttctttcttagAGTGGTAGTTTAGTAAGATACTTTCAGAGAAGGTTCTGCTTTGTTGGGAGGATGTGAAAGGGTAATaaagattgaaaatttgttAGTCCGATTGATTAACCAACAAAGTAGGAAAGTGATTATGAAATTTAACCATTGGATTGACAAAGTTTCCATTTTTACCTCTTTAAGGGAGAAAAATGGGAGATATGGTGCTAGCTAACATGATGATTTGTATTGATTGTAAAATCACTGCATTGGTTACTGCAATTGTTAGGGATAGGTAAGTagagtaaataaataatgtttggAGGGATGATAATGGAGTGGAGGggaaagagaaggaaaagaaggattttttttcttttcagtcCAAGAGATGgaaaatggaagaaaagaaaagatttttgagggtaaaatcataaataaattgaCAAGGTCAATGATTGTTTTCTTTTCCACTGGCTTCCTGTTAATTGAAGggttaaattttgatggagctGAATGGTGCAAAAGCTATCCATTCCCATTACATTGGCTAGCCctgtttttatttctcaaagaGAGAATGGGTTCTGAAATGATTTTCATAATAACattgataaattattgattttaggcgtttttctttttgcatcTTTGATTTTCTCCATGCAGAAAATATTCATGATTTTCCCATTCATTGACATTTTCCCCCATTTCTTTGGTTTGCCTTTTTTCCTCAGACCAATGCTCCAGACACTATCGACAGCGTCATCATtatggaatccatctcagagGAGTGAGTCACTTATCTTCCCCTTTTGTTTCCTTCTGACTCCAATATGAAAGAACAAACTTAACTTCACAATTAATACTGAATTACACCAATGTAATGCAAATTAAACGCCACAAAACATATCTGAAAGGAAATATAAGAAAAGTTTATGTACTTGTATGACCTCCACTTGGCAGGTGCATGTTTAGAAATCGTGGAATTTCAGAGGTCTCAATTATCATCTCTGAGTCCGTGTCCTTTTTATTTGAAGGTGAACATTCTTTCTGTCAATTCCTATTTCTTTCTTATTTGATTTCCTCTATATGTGATCTTGAAAGTGATTTCCTCTGTTTGTGGATTCCTTTATTTAGTATGAATACTTTCAAATTCCGTAAACAATCAAGTTAGTGGCTTACAAATTAGTCCATACGTCAAATAGATGCTCTACATTTACATGTTTATGACATGCTTCCCTATCTTGTGGTTATGTTACATGAGACATAACATTTTGTTGATGATACTTAACCATAGATGATAGGCAAGAATTCTCGAGAAtgcttcaatttcttttctcactGATGGCAATATTCTAGAGCAATATTTGTTCCCTTCTATATGCAGTTTGGGAGCAAATCAGTTCAGAAAGGTAGAGCACTTGTTTCAGGAACTTTTCCATATGCCTGTCAGAGGCCTAAACAGTACCCTGCCAGCAAGAAGCCAGGGGAATATCCCCAAAATATGGATCTTCCACCAGTACTGcctaagaaaaagaagaaacctTATCCTATTCCTTTCAAAGAGATCCAGAAAGCTGCAAGGAAGGATAAGAAACTTGCTGAGAGGGGTGTAGAGAAGCCACTTCAGCCTCCTAAAAACGGATTACTTGTTCCTGAACTTATTCCTGTCGCATATGAGGTGTTAGATGCATGGAAACTTTTGATTGAAGGTCTTGCACAGCTTTTGCATGTCATTCCTGTTTACGGTTGCAGGTACTTGTATTATAGTTTTAGTTCCGATGTTTCTATTGTCTTGTTTTGAGCTCTGCATGTTTTGAATGGTGTTGGTATcttcaaatattcatttattttagttCTACGCAGTGACTGCTCTGAAGTTCATGTGGCTCATAGTGGTCATAATATTCAGGATTGCAAAGGTCCAAGGAGCTCAAAGCGCCGTGGTTTACATTCATGGGTGAAAGGTTCCATCAATGACATTCTTATCCCCATAGAATCATATCACCTTTATGATCCTTTTGGCCGGCGCATCAAGCATGAAACACGGTTTGACTATGACAGGATTCCTGCTGTTGTAGAGCTATGCATCCAAGCCGGTGTGGACATCCCAGAGTACCCTTCACGACGAAGAACCAATCCCATCAGAATGATCGGAAAGAAAATAATCGATCGTGGCGGATACGTTGAGGAGCCTAAGCCATGGCGTGCAGTGGATCCATCCTCTTCCTCAATTATAGATCTTGACACATGTGGAGCTTGCGAGCGATTTCCACCTCCCTCACCCGAAGATGTACCCATCATTGCACAGGAAACAATGAATGCACATGAGACAGTTCAGACAGGTGTTACGAAGTTGATGAAGAAGTACACGGTGAAGGCATGTGGATATTGCTCGGAAGTCCATGTAGGGCCATGGGGTCACAATGCTAAACTTTGCGGAGAATTTAAGCACCAGTGGAGGGACGGGAAGCATGGTTGGCAGGATGCCACGGTCAGTGAAGTTTTCCCACCAAATTATGTGTGGCATGTTCAAGACCCAAAGGGACCTCCCATGAGAAGTGCATTGAAGAGATATTATGGCAAGGCTCCTGCTGTGGTTGAACTTTGCATGCAAGCTGGAGCTCAAGTACCTCGCAGATATAAACCTATGATGAGGCTTGACATTATAGTCCCTGAAAGTGAGGAGGCCAGCTTAGTTGCATGATCTTCAGGTTTATTGATAATCCATTTTTGGTGCTTTGTATCTTTTTTAACTTTGTATAATTTGTTCATATTCTTATTCCAATGTACCTAACCAAAGATGAAGAAGCCATATTCATTACTTCATTTTTAGAGGCAGGATCTTGGTCTCCTTGGTTTAGTAAAATTGTCTTTTAACTCCCCTAAAATTTGTAAAGctaataaaatggtaaaatttgtgCTCTGGTCCCCAAAAATTTGCAATTCAAAGGATTTGCCCATTTGGGTTATTGAATTACTCCATTTTCAACACCAGATTGTCAGTGTTGTAATTGATAGAGGcaaattttaatggtttaagGAACCTAATTAAACTCAAAGAATGATTCGATGAACCTATGTGATGGCTTGATGGTCAAAGATATTCACCGCCATAGGTGTAGTTCGGGTTCGAGTTACATTAGTTGTGTTTGTTGTTTGGGTTTTGTCCTAGTTGCATTTGTTGTTTGGGTTTTGCCCTgttattgtaattcaccaaaaagaGATTcgatattcaatttgatcctatttaaagtaaaaataattgaagagtttaaattattattacataatcaatataattattttaaataaattaattcttttctCAAAAAGAAGAGAATTACTACACCGACTATAAAAGCTGATATAAACGAACCCTTCGTCTCAATTCATACATTATCTCCAATGGCTTCTAAATCCTTCTCCTTTGCCTTCCTTCTGCTCTTTTTCTTGTGCACCTTCGCCGCCGCTGAACCTTGCGACAACCACCGATTTCGTGGAGGCAAAAACTTTGCCTCGTGCATCGACTTACCCTCCTTGAATTGCTCACTTCATTGGAACTTCCATTCATTGACTCAAACCGTCGATGTTGCCTTGAGGCAAAACAGTGTTGATCAAAAAACAAGATGGATGTCATGGGCTATTAATCCTCACTCGAAAGGTATGGTGGGTTCACAAGCTTTGGTTGCCTTTCAAAAAGATGATGGAACCATGGTAACTTATACTTCACCTATAACAAGCTACGCAACTCAGCTTCAAAAGGGTGACCTTAGTTTCCCCGTTAATGGAGTTTCCTCGATTCTTGAAGGTAACGAGATGATCATGTTTGCAACTTTGGCATTGCCTGCAAACACTACAACCGTGAACCACCTTTGGCAAGAAGGACCCTTAGTTGGAAATGTCCCTAGGATGCACCCTTGTCTGGTCCCAATATGGGTTCAATGGGGACCTTGGATTTTCTCGCAGGCAAGCTTGTTGTAGACAAAACAAGTTCAAGAAACCAATGGAAGGTAGTTCATGGAATTTTATGCACATTAGGATGGGGTTTTCTAATGCCTGTTGGAGCTTCAATAGCAAGGCATGGGAAGCAATGGCCAGGCACTGCTTGGTTTCGTGCTCATGTTTTTTCTCAATGCTCGGCTTTTTTGATAGGTTTGGCTGGTGGGATCATTGGTGTTTTGCTTTGGCTTGGGGCACTTGGAGCTAGAATTGGAGGAGGAATCCATCAATATATAGGGATTACCCTTCTTGGTCTCGGTGCAATTCAAGGGATCGTAGGGTATTGCAGGCCACATAAAGAAGATAAGAAGAGAGTCTACTTCAATATTTTTCATTGCTCATTGGGATATGGTACCATTGGCTTAAGCATTGCGAATGTATTCTTGGGGTTTCATATGGTACATTTGATGATCAAGACTTGGCCTCAAGTGACATACATTGCTGCAATCTCATTGCTGGGAACCATTAGTCTTATTTTAGAAGGAGTCGGTTGTTGGAGGAGGACCACCGTGCGACGTGAAATAGCCGCCGAGGAAACACTTTAAGCTTTCACCTTGGTTTCTTTTTGAGGTTTTTATGTTCCATTTTAGTTCTTCTTTAAGATCATTTTTTTGGCTACATATGTGTATGGTTGATCATATGCTTTGAAGCATTAGTAACTATTAGTTGGAACTTGGAAGTTTAAaggttttggattttttttttcaagctAAGGTTTTTTGAGCAATGGTCggattgaattttataattcaaataaataataaattagtgcAAATACTATTTTGGTccctattaattttgaaaataaataaattagcctctttcaacaaaaattataaaagattagtccataatattatacaaatatatatatatatatataaatatatgtgatattaaAGACTAGTCCTAAATGAAAAAGAGAACCTAATatctcaaatattttataataaattattttaaagtttattttatataatcctaattaatttttttcaaaatgataattcaccaatttttttaaattacatgttaaagacttttatatgcttatgaaataatttaattcaaaaaattttcaaatgaaaatattttataaattttcatacaacaaagcataaacaaattttgacatataaatttataaaaaattatatttgaaaaaaataaaagcaagctcttataaattataatagaaTTTATCATCTCTCGTGACAAGAGcattatgttataaatataaGAGTTTAGGTTTGATCCTAAGCAACCTCATTTCCCTCCCGTattatcaaaaagaaaaacttttatataatctttattgtgattatataaaattaatatgtgtaattattaattaataaaaaataatgaaggatttacaatcaattaattttaaactataaaatctCCATCAtgcattaattttaaaatgtattagaAAGGTAAATTAATTGCGCTACTAACTATGATGCAGGAGGATAGGGACGGCCACATTATAGCTTGACCTCTTTGATTTCTTGCTTTCTcgacaatttttttaaaatgcaaatttgtaataattagtGTAAATATATGGAAACTATAATTTAAgttatgatatgtttaattatttattactgtttactaaattatttacgagttttttcaataaaaatacttatgagtctactttataattaaaattaaacaattttacaaaataaaattaaaaaaatatgaaaataaattaagcttGCCATAAACATTTCaaagtatattttttaattttctttttatgtttaaaaactgtcaaaaaagttaaatgtttttaaCACATAGACaatgttatttaaaaaacaaatttgtagattacttttacatttttccaTAAACactttaataaattcaaaagttactttaacattatcaatattttgaaaatatttttaattaatatatttaaaattttaaaaatatattttgtacattaaaatttttaacagaatttaaaaatatttttaacagacgtgtttaaaacttttttaaaattattagaaattttacttaattgtttaaaagttattaaaatatgttgaaaatatactaccatttttaattaaaatgtattgaaatttaaaactatttatatttataaatatttttaaataaaatagttttttttcaaaaaactaacttaaacttaaaatctatataaaatgtacttaaaatattatacaaataattatatttggaataaaatttaaacagtttatatattacttacattaacaatttaatcttttaaaaaatttaaaataattaatattattttaattaatatgtatattcAGCCCATGCATTACATGAGTGCTCAAACTAGTTTATCATCTATCATAACATattaaaagagtaataaatattaatactcCTACAAAatatcagtaaatatttttCTCCCATTGAGTCGGTTGATCGCcttctttcttgatttaataatttatttagttctttaattttaatttttcgtctattttcattttaagcttGCATTATTTACTAAATAACTTTAGAATGGATGAAAAATTAGCATTTGTCAATTTGCTGTTATGGCATGGatgttagcaattaattaatttttaaattcaaaaatattaaaagttaaaatagtatACAAATTAACTAATTGCTGACGTGGATTTTATGTCAACAAAGTTGATAGATATTaacttttcatctattttgaaataatttgataaacattataaatttaaggactaaaagatacgaaaaattaaataaaagttaaaatattttttgtaaagttagagaatcaaataagtcattataccTATGTGGATactctaaattaatttatttttgaacttaAAAGTAAGCTTTTACTACTTTAAaccatttatatttttctacttAAAAGACTTAGAATTCAAATAATCaccctaattaaaaaatatcaattaaatattcctaaataatcaaagaaaaaagaaaaagaaaaggaggaatcaaattcaagtttattacagacaaaaagaaaagagaagacaGAAAAGAATGTTTTGTTTGCAGTAAATTTGctcattaaatttcaaaagcaaaagaatATCAGGAAAAAACTTCCTTTGCTTACAATATCTGCAGATTACAGAATATATACTGTCTACCACTGATGGGTCGTTGTTACCATTTCAAGATTCTTCTCTACAATTAACAAAACATTCTTTTAGAATCTCAAGAAAGAAACATGGGAATTGCTGAAAatgataaatcaaaataaagttatataaattaaCAGAGTATATTATAGTAGAAAGAGGGATGGTACACAAAAGATAACTATGAAACGTAGTTTTACATGCAAGCAGTCACGTGCTTATGCCCTTTTTTGACTGAGACAGTAATGGGATCTTTGTGatgttttagggtttataatGGTAGAGAAAtatgttttctttcttcaagaGCAGCACCAAAGGGCCTGCAAATTTGAACAACCAATAACCACATATCAGTTCATGGGacattcaataaaatcataaatatatatttagtcTCATGATCTATGATGATAAACATTGAACCTAGATGGACATCATCAAGccatacatattttattattgagcACATGCAAAATGTAATAGATATGATCCaagtgtgtgtatatataagtaaaaaaaaaccattattaCTCTTTTAGATTTAGAAAATAACTTcaacttaattttgttttcttgtttcgAACTTGAGTTATTGAGTAAGctgaattcaaatattttaacaatatttgaCTACAAATAACTTGTAAGACTAATCAAGttcaacttgatttttatttgataaatgaatCAACTAGAGCTCAAgtctaaataatttagtttgaaatcaaatatgtcaaattgatttttatttgataaatgaatTAATCAAGTCT from Gossypium raimondii isolate GPD5lz chromosome 1, ASM2569854v1, whole genome shotgun sequence harbors:
- the LOC105777250 gene encoding APO protein 1, chloroplastic translates to MLQTLSTASSLWNPSQRSACLEIVEFQRSQLSSLSPCPFYLKFGSKSVQKGRALVSGTFPYACQRPKQYPASKKPGEYPQNMDLPPVLPKKKKKPYPIPFKEIQKAARKDKKLAERGVEKPLQPPKNGLLVPELIPVAYEVLDAWKLLIEGLAQLLHVIPVYGCSDCSEVHVAHSGHNIQDCKGPRSSKRRGLHSWVKGSINDILIPIESYHLYDPFGRRIKHETRFDYDRIPAVVELCIQAGVDIPEYPSRRRTNPIRMIGKKIIDRGGYVEEPKPWRAVDPSSSSIIDLDTCGACERFPPPSPEDVPIIAQETMNAHETVQTGVTKLMKKYTVKACGYCSEVHVGPWGHNAKLCGEFKHQWRDGKHGWQDATVSEVFPPNYVWHVQDPKGPPMRSALKRYYGKAPAVVELCMQAGAQVPRRYKPMMRLDIIVPESEEASLVA
- the LOC105786676 gene encoding cytochrome b561 and DOMON domain-containing protein At5g47530-like, with translation MASKSFSFAFLLLFFLCTFAAAEPCDNHRFRGGKNFASCIDLPSLNCSLHWNFHSLTQTVDVALRQNSVDQKTRWMSWAINPHSKGMVGSQALVAFQKDDGTMVTYTSPITSYATQLQKGDLSFPVNGVSSILEGNEMIMFATLALPANTTTVNHLWQEGPLVGNVPRMHPCKLVVDKTSSRNQWKVVHGILCTLGWGFLMPVGASIARHGKQWPGTAWFRAHVFSQCSAFLIGLAGGIIGVLLWLGALGARIGGGIHQYIGITLLGLGAIQGIVGYCRPHKEDKKRVYFNIFHCSLGYGTIGLSIANVFLGFHMVHLMIKTWPQVTYIAAISLLGTISLILEGVGCWRRTTVRREIAAEETL